The stretch of DNA GTCGCCGAAAAACTCGGGGATCTGAGCGAGGCCTTTTTTCTGGTAAGGGAGGTGCTAAGCCTTGCCCGGCCCGATCTTCTTGTGTGCGTCGATTTTCCCGATTTCAATTTCATGGCGGCCAAGGCCGCAAAAAAGCGCGGGATAAAAGTTCTCTATTACATAAGCCCGCAGGTCTGGGCCTGGCGCACGGGCCGGGTGAAGAAGATAAAACGGCTGGTGGACCACATGGCCGTCATCCTTCCGTTCGAGAAGGAATTTTACGAAAAAAGCGGAGTGCCGGTGACCTTCGTGGGGCATCCGCTTCTTGACCAGGAGGAGCGCATCCCGGTCAACAGCCCAAAAGGCGGGTTTCTCATCGCCCTGGCTCCGGGCAGCCGCGACGGGGAGATAGTCCGCCACCTGCCGATAATGCTTCGGGCTTCGGCCATCATCAAAAAGAGTCGGCCCGAAGCCCGTTTCGTTGTGCCCGGCGCTCCGGGCGTGGAGCCGTCATTCATCGAGGGCATAATCCGATCCGTTCGGTCCGAAAACGCCTCGATACCCGAAATCCAGGTATGGCCAGGAGGAATGGAGCGCGTTTTCAGGGAGGCCTCGGCGGCTGTCATGGTTTCCGGCACCGTAACCCTGGAGGCCGCCCTTTCCGGGCTTCCCCACATCATCATTTACAGGCTTTCGCCCTTCACCTACAGGCTGGGGCGCATCCTGATCAAGGTGCCTTTTATCGGGCTTTCCAATCTCATAGCGGGCGTTGCCGCCGCCCCCGAACTGATTCAGGATGACGCCTCGCCGGAAAACATCGCCGGGCATATTCTGGATATGACCGAGACCCCGGAAGCCCTTGAAAAGGCCAGGGCCTTGCTGGCCCAGGTGAGGGGGATGCTGGGCGGGGCCGGGGCCTGCGTGAGAACAGCAAAACTTGCTCTCTCCCTGCTCGATTCTTAAGAGTTGTAACGAAAGGCGCTTAAATGGGCGAGCTGGTGATAAGGGACGGCATGAAGTGGCGGGCGGTCGGAATAATCGGGAAACTTGCCATAGACGCCATTTTTTCCACCTGCCGCATCCAGGTCATCGATAAGCATGACGCCGCCCGGCTGGTTTTTGCCGGCGAGGCCATAGCGGCCTTCTGGCACTCCCGGATTCTTCTGGCCAGCTACATCCACAAGGGCATAGGCGCTTCCATAATGGT from Deltaproteobacteria bacterium encodes:
- the lpxB gene encoding lipid-A-disaccharide synthase, which translates into the protein MESPDRPKRVMIIAGEASGDAHAALLASAMSGLAPGTLFYGIGGPMMERAGVRVLYPQNRLSVVGFTEVAEKLGDLSEAFFLVREVLSLARPDLLVCVDFPDFNFMAAKAAKKRGIKVLYYISPQVWAWRTGRVKKIKRLVDHMAVILPFEKEFYEKSGVPVTFVGHPLLDQEERIPVNSPKGGFLIALAPGSRDGEIVRHLPIMLRASAIIKKSRPEARFVVPGAPGVEPSFIEGIIRSVRSENASIPEIQVWPGGMERVFREASAAVMVSGTVTLEAALSGLPHIIIYRLSPFTYRLGRILIKVPFIGLSNLIAGVAAAPELIQDDASPENIAGHILDMTETPEALEKARALLAQVRGMLGGAGACVRTAKLALSLLDS